ATATGTCAATTACTATCAAAAAAACTGCGGCAGAACTAAGGATAAGATACGCAAAACTTGGTCTTTTGATAGTCTCACGGTTGGATAAATTAGAAGCAGAAATCTCGggaagtaaaaatattaattcgaaAAGATTTATGTGTCTAGTCAGTCCTCCTGACTCAAGCTCGATCGGTCGAAGCTATCCAAACGGTCGAGTCTGTTGAAAGCAGATTTTGGCAAGTATCTGCTACAAATTTTGTCGGCAGAAAGACTACAGTTTTGATCCCGGTTCTGATATATCACATGATGCCAACAGAACGCCAACAAAAGATAACAGAATCTGCTAAAATAATCAGACAGCAGATTAGCGACAAAAATCGAGCAGATCCTGCCAGAACCGTTCAGGCTCACCGCGATTTCTGATGCTAATAATCTGCTCACATTGCAGTCAGTAGGCTCTGTCTGCGCGATTTCTACTGCCAGTCTGCTGTCTGATTATGTTAGCAGACTGCTGACAGAACATAAGCTGAATGCGCACCGAGTTGGTGTCAATCTGCTAACATGTCTAATCAAATCTGCTACCAATCTGTCGACAGACTGCTATTATTTTGCTTACGGGGTACGTACTCAATTGTTTCGTACTTGGTACTACTACTTCTTCACGTCTACTTCACGGTCTACTAGTTGGTTCTCGACAGCGCAAATCACGTGGATCGAAAGGAATCGATCAGGATCGAGGTATTCGCCACTTGACCGGTTAACAATCGAAATAGTACTTTGCCCACCTCTCTCTGGCGCGactcctttttctctttgctgccattttcttttttctttttctctcttttttttaaaacaattcgaGGTGGAACTCCAAGCGAGCAGTGGCGCCCGTTTTGCCGTATAGTAGCGCGCAACGATTCGTCGATGAAAATCGTTCCTAGTTTACGAGACAAAGACAGGAGGGATTCGGGGATTCGAGAGTCGAGAAGATTATGAGGAACTAAACGAGGAGGTTGCAGGAGGGCCGCTACATGGGATTCGGTTCACGGAAGGGTAGAGGGACGGTGCACCGACACGGGATCTCGAGGACGATCGAGAGAGGATCGAGGGATCGATGcacaaataaaagagagaataaatGCTGAAAGAGATAGACTCACCTCCTCGCATAACGCCAGCATACGCCTCGTGCTTTCCAGAGACTGAAACAAAGCCGATCATGCCGGTTACTACATCACGTGTGACGCGAGAAATTGCGGAtgtactaattaaaattttaatttcttcgaaGAAACTGTAACTTGGCTATTTCATCTTCATTACATTCGCTATGTTACATTATTTCCTAAGAAAAAGCGGAAGTATGATTTTTTCCGGATTCCAACGCCCGCCGCGCCgataatttttgtacttcgcggatataatttatttgaaaagatCAATTTCATCATGCTATTAATATACCAATTCTCAAAAATTATCAAAGTCTAAGgattcttttaattaacaaagatGACATTGATAATAACATCAATAAAACATGCGCTAACGGTTTCGTGAATaaattgcttattttattttgattatccTAAACTAACAATACATAAACAAGTTACGGTAAGCTCGTATTCAAGAGGCTAAATAACGTCTCAGATTTGCAGAAAATTGTGAAAGGGTTGCCGGATGTTTCTATTCGACAAGTTTCCGACAGCGCTGATATGCAGGAGAGAACTTTGTGCTGATTGTTGCCTTTCTATTGTTGCGGATAAACACGAGAGTTCATCCTCGCGCGCGACTATACTCCAAGTTTCGACGAAATTGCGTCGGTTTCAGCCCCCGCGTCGTAAATCCTCGTGACTGTCACATCGCGcgacatgtatacatatacgcacagatatatacatatattctatatatatcttaacTCACTTCATCCGTAACCTGGCCGGCCTTGAGTTGTAACTCCTGCAGTTCGGTGCGAGGCGGGCCACCCTCAGGGGCCGCACCCGCCACTGACGTCGGTGCAGGCATCGCCGGCTGGTGGTCTGACGCTTGATGGGGCTAGATGCTGGGATGACAGTCCTCTTCTTTTCGGCGAATCTTCCCGCCTGCCGGCGACGGTGCGACGCCTGCTTTCTGGTTACCGGGACCGGGACGGCGAGTTTACCGCAGCCTGCAACACACAACCAGCAAACGCGAGATCAGACTCGTTAGTTCCGCGGGCGGAGAGAGCGACGCGGTTGCTCGAAGTTTGAATTCCTACGTGGATACGCGGTGCGCGGTATCGAACATGACGTTCGCCAGGACCTGGCGAAACGGAAACGCCGTCCTCATGGAGTCACGTCCACCCAGAGAGAGACCACCCTCTCTCCTCTGGGACGACGAGGAGCAGGGTGGAAAGGACAATGTCACGTTGAACAACCACCGTCTGCAAGGAACCTTCCCCTTCGGCGACCGCGCGACGGCGAAACCGGTGCGCAGGCGGTAACGAGCAAGCGAACGAGCAAACCTGAGATGTCTCGTTTCTAGTGCTCGACGGAGACCACGAAGAGTACCCCTCGCGAGATAGCCGGAGGGTAGcactcgacgacgacgatgccGGGGAGAGACTTTGCGGAATTCCGCGGGCGGAATGACAGCCGCGCCGCGGTGTGCCGGTTGTCGCGGCGAATGTATGTGTAAgtttatgtgtgtgtatatgtgcgGTCAGCGCGTGTGCGCACACTTACACACGACGACGTAGAAAATCAATACCCCCGACCGACCGACCCACCCACCGACGATGGCGTCAAGACGCGCAGACGCGGCGCGACGTCTCCGTCGTCATCATCGGCATTCGTTCGGTTTCGTCTATTCTCTTCGGCTGACTCCCTCAACACCGACGTGGCCGGCGCGACCAGGACAAACGATCAGCTGGTCGGTCGGACTAGGTGTGGGCAGGTCAAGAAACAGAAACGCGTTTCCCGCCGCAAATCGTCGTTAGAGCGGGATAAAAGAGCATTTGTAATGAGAAACTTTTTAGATGGAAGATTTGAGCAAGGGACAGAAAGTTTCTGCTGCTCTTTTTGACGAAATAAGAAAtgcttaatattaaaatatttaaaatatcaaatatttgaacCTTTAAATTTGAATCCTTGTATGATATAtgtctcctttttctttttttcagttttttcaaTCTTGACATTCACTTGtagcaaatattaattttaattcttgtttgcatgactttaaataattttgcattaaacACTCAAAAAATAGCCTTGGGattcttctaaaaattatctggaaaaaaattgatcgaaaatataaaaatgtaaaaaaatttatattacgagATCACAAAGACCTTTCTTACGTATTCAAggttttaaaaatgattgcAAATGGAAACAGTTAATATATCCAAgtattagaataaataattaagtcgAATACGGGCACGCATGGTCGAACTGGCCAATAACTATTCCAGCGAGAGGTGTAAGTAGCGACTATAGCCTCGTAGACCTCAGAGAATTCCCGGGGGACCGTTGAAAATCGGAGGATTCGTATTGTCTGAAGCGAACATGAACGAGCTGTATCTTAGAAAAATGCTTGCGAAATATTTGCGATCAGAAGCCATCCGCTAATTTGTGATCTTGAATCTATCTATACGACAGTCCATAATTCTGGATATTGTCTTGACGTGTGTCAGCGTTTATCACCTTCCTTCTCcattaagaaaaagaaagatagtaTAAACTGGTGGCAAAGGAAAGTGAACGCCGGTACACGCCAAGTCAATACCCACAATTATAAAACTTGGATTAGTAAGCACAGATCTAGGATAACTGCGTCGCGATGCAAACAATCTCGAGATTTTGCGAGCGTGGGCGAGACGTATTATTCAcgaaatatgtaaatgtatcGTTAAAAGGACGGggcaaaaaatgaaaatataatggcGATGCAATAGCTAATGTGATAGTACCTATACCAGGAACAACGTAACGCATGACGGCGTGATCTATTGGCCGCCTTTGTCCTTGCCCTCGAGGAAGTTAGCAGGTTTCCAGGGTAAAAGATACCTCGCCATTGCACCGATCTCGGGCGTCGCTCGCCAAGATCACGGACAATATGATTGGAAAATCCGGATGGGATCAGCTCGTCGTGATGACCGCTAAAGCCGGTTAGGCAAATGCATTTAGGTTAGGTAAATGCACGATAATGAAATTGGCTTCTTATGGGAAAAAAGGCACAAACAAATGATAAATGTATTCGAAACAACAATCTTAATTTGTAATAACACtgtaatgttaaaataatgtttttcattttctttagtaaaaaaaaaaacattttccaGAGTATGCTAACTTAACATGAAGAGAGAAGGAATGTATTTTCTCTTCTTAACGATGATATCTCTAAAAATTTCCCGAatctttaaagaatttttatgtattatagaCATTTTTACCTTTGTAAGCATCTTTAGGCAATTTACTTCATTTCTCCCTAAGTTATTTAAAGCTTGCAATTACTCACGTTggggaaaaataaaaaaccacaagatctttttatctcgtttctccaaatacaaatatttcatgaattatgtattatgatAACAAACAAACAAATGCAGACGTAGCAAATGAGGTCAACAGGCTCCGGAGTTTTCCGTTACccgcgagaaaaaaaggaaaattttatgCAACTCTACGATTCTCAACGAGAGAgataagcggggagcacacacttctgcacagtTCCGTGAAGTGGGCACCCGACTTtaacaaaatgaatttttaaaaaaaggaaattgtaGCATTTtctttgtagttgtttgtagtaacaataatttcgtttgtagttttaccgattttgcaaaaacaaagatttttaaaaatcactcttgcctaaaattgagatatttgaaattcgcttgcgccatgtgttttagaatcgtttgtagttgtttgtagtaacaataatttcgtttgtagttttatccatttggaaataacaaaaaatttaaaaaatcactcttactcaaaattgagatatttgaaattcgctcgcgccatgcgttttagaatcgtttgtagttgtttgtagtaacaataatttcgtttgtagttttatccatttggaaataacgaaaaattaaaaaaatctcttttactcaaaattgagatatttgaaatttgttcgcgccatgtgttttagaatcgtttgtagttgtttgtagtaacaataatttcgtttgtagttgaataatataaaagttacaacgtatttgcaatatacaaataacgtatctttctcaattttaaagatatcttgAATCCGCTTGCGctatgtgttttagaatcctttgtagttgtttgtagtaacaataatatcgtttgtagttttatccataaaaaaaacaaatattaaaaaaaattactcttaccctaaattgagatatttcacatcaaaatatttttcgtgtaCTTCTTAAGGAGGTTGAAGCGATCCAGTTGAGTCAATTGACggtttagaaaaaagttttttattaggtcattaaaaaatctgtattaggtatcattttattctccatacgctgctattgcataaaacgtatagtaaaagtatcatattatgcatctttatattttaattagctaaaaacgaaacacttttttgccaatgccaacttgaaaacttgtagtattgctaattatttcaatataaaaatggcatgaatatatgttttgccgttgatagaatgaaataatgattcttACTGGTAGCTcccttgacaattatataagctatcgattttttaataactttccgtcgattatattaaatacgattgaaacttgGCAACGTTTCACTTTTATGGGGTTGGTAGCAGTACTCGCCTCTGTGTTGAGCCACGTAACGGCAGTTGCTAAACGTAAACATGCCGGTGAATTttctgtcattttttttttttagggttATATCCCTCGGATGAGGGATTTTATAGTGCCTTCAGCCCCACCTTTGGGCTATATGACActgtgtatatgtatgaatGTCCGTGTAACTGTGTGTTTATGTCCGCGGTGTATTGAACTCGGTAATGCCGTAGGTTCGTTAAGCCCAAGGAACTGCGCGGATCACTTCCCCCTGCGGCCGAATTTTCTGTCATTCTGGATAAGAGGTTAGGTGCCCACGTTTTGGCTATACCCAaatcctgtcggtatgtgtACGTTtttggttctcttccgtgctgtgtctactattttgtagtaatgtcaacgattttagggttctcttttatgttatgttcacaattttttggttttcttccgttagattcatgattttttggttttatttccaaagagaatcaaaaaatcgtggacatagcacggaagagaaccacaaaaatgtgcacataccgacaggattCGGGTACAGCCAAAACGCGGGCGACGCTGCGTTGCCACATCTACCTACTCGCGAACTATCAACTGCTATTTCAGTCTAATTTCGATCGCTttaacttgtaatatatttgttattagatgGTGAATACGTGTTTTCTTGCGTTCTAAATGTTCGCATTAATTTACTGTACGCGTAGGCACGTTTTTTGAGCGTTTATATAGactagatattaaagaaaattgggaTCAATCATCGCCGTCAACGCTTTCTCCATCTAACCCCATGTAAAACGAcgcatttttgaaaattaatatctcagcttctggatggtcaataaatctgaaataattctcacATATGCGGTAGATCCTatactatcatatatattttttacaaactaaaatCTAGAGTTGACCAAACTGCTTCAACCTCCTTAATGTATCCGAACGTTTTCCGAAGAGTTCTGTTCATAAACATTTgtctatttttcaaataattatcggAAATCGGCTAGCGTGTCTCACTCATGTAGTCGTAAATGCggcaataacaattatttataaattaaataattctaatcgGCAGAACTATTTGGAAAACtatttagaatcgtttgtagttgtttgtagtaacaataatttcgtttgtagtggaataatttaaaagttgcaatgtatttgtaataaacaaattacgtatctttgtcaattttaaagatatctcgaatccgcttgcgccatgtgttttagaatcgtttgtagttgtttgtagtaacaacaatttcgtttgtagtggaataatttaaaagttgcaatgtatttgtaataaacaaattacgtatctttgtcaattttaaagatatctcgaatccgcttgcgccatgtgttttagaatcgtttttGTCagacaactacaaacgattctaaaacacgtggcgcaagcggattcgagatatctttaaaattgacaaagatacgtaatttgtttattacaaatacattgcaacttttaaattattccactacaaacgaaattattgttactacaaacaactacaaacgattctaaaacacatggcgcgagCGGATTTCAGATATCTCAATTTTGGGtaagagtaatttttaaaatttttcgtcatttcgaaatggataaaattacaaacgaaattattgttactacaaacaactacaaacgattctaaaacacatggcgcgagcgaatttcaaatatctaaattttgggtaaaagtaatttaaaaaaatttttgtttttgcaaaatggataaaactacaaacgaaattattgatactacaaacaactacaaacgattctaaaaaaCATGGCGCAAGCAGATtcgagatatctttaaaattgacagAGATacgtaatttgtttattacaaatacattgcaacttttaaattatttcactacaaacgaaattattgttactacaaacaactacaaacgattctaaaacacatggcgcgagCGGATTTCAGATATCTCAATTTTGGGTAAgagtgatttttaaaatttttcgttatttcgaaatggataaaactacaaacgaaattattgttactacaaacaactacaaacgattctaaaacacatggcgcgagccaatttcaaatatctaaattttgggtaaaagtaattttaaaaaatttttgtttttgcaaaatggataaaactacaaacgaaattattgatactacaaacaactacaaacgattctaaaacacatggcgcaagcggattcgagatatctttaaaattgacaaagatacgtaatttgtttattacaaatacattgcaacttttaaattattccactacaaacgaaattattgttactacaaacaactacaaacgattctaaataGTTTTCCAAATAGTTCTGCcgattagaattatttaatttataaataattgttattgccGCATTTACGACTACATGAGTGAGACACGCTAGCCGATTTccgataattatttgaaaaatagacAAATGTTTATGAACAGAACTCTTCGGAAAACGTTCGGATACATTAAGaagtacacaaaaaatattttgatgtgAGATATCTCAATTTAGGgtaagagtaattttttttaatatttgtttttttatggataaaactacaaacgatattattgttactacaaacaactacaaaggattctaaaacacatagcgcaagcggattcgagagatctttaaaattgaaaaagatacgttatttgtatattgcaaatacgttgtaacttttatattattcaactacaaacgaaattattattactacaaacaactacaaacgattctaaaacacatggcgcgaacgaatttcaaatatctcaattttgagtaagagtgatttttttaatttttcgttatttccaaatggataaaactacaaacgaaattattgttactacaaacaactacaaacgattctaaaacgcatggcgcgagcgaatttcaaatatctcaattttgagtaagagtgattttttaaattttttgttatttccaaatggataaaactacaaacgaaattattgttactacaaacaactacaaacgattctaaaacacatggcgcaagcgaatttcaaatatctcaattttaggcaagagtgatttttaaaaatctttgtttttgcaaaatcggtaaaactacaaacgaaattattgttactacaaacaactacaaagaAAATGCtacaatttcctttttttaaaaattcattttgttaAAGTCGGGTGCCCACTTCACGGAActcttctgcacaacgcataatgcgtaagcataagaaaattgattggtccatacacatgtgcataaggaaatagaccaatcaattttcttatgcttaagcattatgcgttgtgcagaagtgtgtgctccccgctatAATCTTCTAAGGGTTATGCAACCGTAATTGACGCGTGATCGTGGCGTCACgatacgacgacgacgtcagTCGTGTATCCACCCACGACCTGGGTCATAGAAACACGCAAGTGGGTGGTGGAGGATACGCTAAATGACACGTGTGCGGTCGATCGTGCCGCAGCGTGTCACGACGCGACGATGCGGCGATCTGAATGCACTTGCATCAGTTTGTTGCACACGTTGTAACCCGTTTTATACTCGGAGtgggaaaagagaaaaagtggCTTCGTCGAAACGCATACACGAGATAAAACTCGCGAtaaaatgagagaaataaaattcgattGCTTTGTGTATCCGACTCATTTGActccaaagaaaaaaataaagaacagAAAGATTTATAAGGTTGATTCACACTATACGGACCGTCACGTTCTGGCAACGACACGTACCGGCACCGGCACCGGCACGACAAATTTTACGTATATTCAGATGCTTCGGCAATCGACCGTCAGTTTTATAACAACCACAAAATGGATGGATCATCTAGCAATGATGAATTGGCTATTATGGCCTTACTTTTAAACGAAGATAAAggcaaagtaaaaaaaatgaagaaaaagaatcgaaAATGGGTACATCctatattaaaacaaagaaaacttGAAGGAGAGCATtagacaatattttaaaatttattaaggtgatgctggagccgtctgttttaccacGTATTGCGGCATTTCTTTGTCGTCACATAGCttcatattaatttgacagaattaaaaatccttttcCAGACGTGCAATACATACATTACGGATCCAGgggaactccgattttatatagaaaacgagaaaaaattacggaagtacagatttccttatctacttttatcccaatatggcgtctcgagttgcggcgagctgttagctcgtcacaagatgtatttcatataatatagagatatacccgtggtacgaacgcgaaaacaagttcccctgACGTGCACAACAATAAAAACAACGATAAACCccccaaatcaagatttggaagcgtaatataaaagtatacgGTCGATGTGTATCGTGCGTATCacagttggaaaatttgtgttaaggGTGCgttcgaaaatatattttttggtattgggaaaaaaaataagattggCAGCATTGAAAATTCCCAGTCCCAGTGCTGCGTTTCGTTTCTCCCACTGGGACACTGGGATTGCTTTAGCAGATGAAGAACATATTGCTACTTATGTGAAAGGTAAAAATTGCTACTTAAGgtataaaagagataaataagtagttaataaagtatatagttattatatgtaaaatgtatagttattatatcgtaattgaatacataaaatagaataaatctattctaacctttttttaatatattcctctttctctctttttcataaattatttctttttatatttaagcataattgtataatatttacagaataCTTCTCTTGTTATTACTGTCAAATCCCAGTGCTGCGTTTCGTTTCTCCCACTGGAACACTGGGATTGCTTTAGCAGATGAAGAACATATTGCTACTTATGTGAAAGGTAAAAATTGCTACTTAAGgtataaaagagataaataagtagttaataaagtatatagttattatatgtaaaatgtatagttattatatcgtaattgaatacataaaatagaataaatctattctaacctttttttaatatattcctctttctctctttttcataaattatttctttttatatttaagcatagtataatatttacagaataCTTCTCTTGTTATTACTgtcaaacaaatattaaaaaatgaaatctgTGCAATCCATGAAGAAACACAACCCTcgtaaattgaaattaattgatgCAGAAACCAACATGGAATATGAAATACAAGTTAATGAAGAAGATTTTAATCGCGCTTTTAAAGGTACTATATCAATTTAACtattatatgtaacatataactatattttaataacattttaatataatttcttttcttaattatataatgtaattatattatacacttttaaaaatattaatatacattatgttatttttatatagatttaagATTTGCTAATGCTCTATTACAAACAGTCAAATTTCCACAAACATCCACATTTTCAAAGAAACATAGTTCGAGCACAATTGAGGAACCCAGTTGTTCGGGAACaagtgcaaaaaatataaacctCATGATATCTGACGATTCAGATATTGAgattaatgaaacaaataatgaTGTTTCAGACATTGAGAATGACACAAATGTGTCAAATATAGGtatgtttaaatttcaataacagAAATTTagcttgatttattaaatatttacttttttatttttagattcaaATGATAAGTGGACACATAACGCAACACTTTTGTTAATTTTGTCATATAAAGAAAACTCGCATATGTTGGGTAAAGGACCCCATAAGAAAATGTGGAATATAATTTCTCAACGCATGAAGGAGAAACAACTCAATTTTACTGCGACtcaatgttataataaaatggatACTTTGAAAAGGCGATACCGTCAAATTACAGACCACAACGCTCAAAGTGGAAATGATAGGAAAGAGTGGATATATTTGGAGGTAgtaaacttataataaaactagCTTTAaccatatagatatatatacagattgatataattcaaaaaatataaaaatatctatctatatatatatacatatatatacataatatatacatatatatatatatatatatacataaataatttttcatttaaatctgcatataagagaattttttcaattatgtcGAGTtgaagtttatattttattatcttaactTTAACATTTTCTCTTTTGGTTGCTTTAAGGAGGTTCTACAGATAATGgatgtatctaaaa
This sequence is a window from Temnothorax longispinosus isolate EJ_2023e chromosome 11, Tlon_JGU_v1, whole genome shotgun sequence. Protein-coding genes within it:
- the LOC139821275 gene encoding uncharacterized protein, giving the protein MKSVQSMKKHNPRKLKLIDAETNMEYEIQVNEEDFNRAFKDLRFANALLQTVKFPQTSTFSKKHSSSTIEEPSCSGTSAKNINLMISDDSDIEINETNNDVSDIENDTNVSNIDSNDKWTHNATLLLILSYKENSHMLGKGPHKKMWNIISQRMKEKQLNFTATQCYNKMDTLKRRYRQITDHNAQSGNDRKEWIYLEPLDEIFFDKPWIKPISVAGSNIREPESLFDDSDSDPTNKKKKMSLHEEKISYLRTSLEEKRLRREETRTYRAEKLKILKDLKNIFQTKK